DNA from Ictalurus punctatus breed USDA103 chromosome 7, Coco_2.0, whole genome shotgun sequence:
TGGTAAgcattgaaataaacatctaatagcAGTTTAGTATATTGTTTagaatatttgtatatatagtACTAGTTGTAATTATTCGAATACGAATGAGAATACAGTTCATCGCAGGACTGCATGCGTATTTTTTGAAtgtcatttgaattatttaaatacatcCATTTAGTATACATCTATTATCACCCTTTAGACAGCAGATTACTGTGTCTTTCATCGCTTGGTTGGATGgatcatgatttattttaatttttatttttttgcatttgagCATTAAAGATAACCAAGCATTTAATTCTCCTTCTGAATTTTTTCCATGGAAGAATACCAGTACTTTTCCTCTCACTGACTAAGACTGTGTGCCAGCTGGCACAACGCACTGACCTGAACACGTTCCAGGAACTTGTAAACGCGGCATTTGTCCTCCAGGCGCACCACTACAGCGTTGGCGGGGACCACGGCCAGGTGGCATCGCTCGTGTTCAGAGGGAGGCGCCTCACCTCCATCTGGGCACAGCAGCTTCAGGTCTTCCATCTCTATGTCCAGAGCCCATGATTCCTGGTTCTTACCTTACACATGGATACAAGCCTTGGATCATCAGATCTTATTTTAGCGATAAATAAGTTGTGTGTATCCTGTTTGTTGTGTATCCTGTAAAGCAACTTGGGTTGACGTGctatgctgacactggagactccttccatccatgttatactgtataaacgTCTCCTTAGAGAAACGCCACCATAGCAACGGTTATATgcttgttattaatattattaggcTTAGCTCTGGTGAATAAAAAAAGCAACACCTTGACcaaactgaccaatcagactgaaGAAGTCAACAGTGCCActgataaaacattattattactttgtCTTCCCAGAAGCCTGAAATATGTGGATTATGGTTTGCATGACAAATCTACCTTGTAAACACTGAATTCCCATGCGAGAATGAGATCACCGATCTGCTCCAAGACATGAGTCAGATCAGAATTCGCAGCATGGATGATGCTTGAAATAGACAGGCATGGTTTAGTGAGGCTCATTAGCGAGACACCTGGACTCATTTTTCCTCAGCACCAAGACCTACAATGTTATGAAAtactgccccctgctggttCACATCAGGTTGAAGGTTGAATTTTTGCATGGTTACGTATTCCTTGCCAAGCACTGTCATGTATTTAGGAGGTATCCCAAACAACAAACACTTCTACTCATTctattaaactttttttaattatagtgTAAATAGATAAaccaaaaaaattttaaaatacacATGTAATCCATTCACGTTAACTAACAGCTTGCTAGGCATAGATTAATAACAGTTAGACATACCTACAGCCTGTTAGTTATAAGTGGATTCCATGATTGGGACGCCATTTTGTGTACATTACAGTTTATGAACAATGTCCATATTAGTCCCATAACATTCCCTCAACATTGTTACCTAAACACATCCATCCctgtgaaatatttggaatatattagtcacatgttcaacagggTGTTGCATCATCCAactttcctgaagatcatgggaagaagaaaagcaaGTTCTGTAATTCTTTGATGAAGTACATCCCCATTACAAAAATCATAGgcttaataaaattattaattaattaagtaaatcATTAGAAATTCCTTAATGTGGATGTTAGTTAAttacatgctaaaaaaaaaaaaaacacccttttACTCATTTAAGAACAAACTGCAGCCATTTACAGTAAAAGAAACCTTGAATGCTTAAAGACATATTTTCTTGGATTCAATGTTGAAAATTATTTCCTTTTTATGTTTTAAGAGTTACGCAGGCTAAATAGCACAATACCCCAATCATGGAATATGTTCCACATAATAAAGCCAGACTGGACTCAAACGTAATGACAATCAAGAGTTCTTTGGGATTTGTCTTAAACTGGATGATGTTGCAATAGGAACCCCCTTTATTGTATTTGGAGCGAAAGAAGTGTTAAACAAATCAGCATACCATTGAGGTTGTCAAAGACAGTGGTGTGTTTCACAAAGGCCACGTCCCCGAGGTTCTCGGCCACACATCTGCGAATAACAGGACGCTATATATCACTAATATGAGCCAGACTTTTTGCCGGTAGAACTTCCTACATAGTCAGGACATGTTGGTGTTTGCaaattgcaaacaaaaaaaacagaaacacacactgtacctgAGAGCTCCTGCCTCCCCGTAGTGCCGTTCACGAGGATTGTTGGCGCAGATGTGCCGGTCGTTCTCATCACCTATGCAGGCCTCGCAAAGGTTTCTGGGATTGTTGCCTTTGGGGTCATGCTCTGGATCTTTGGCCCCTGGGACACAGCTATAGCCAAAGAAATCTCCCACCGCTGTGGGAGAAGATGTGTTAAAGtctctaaacacacactcacacatccagtACACAGTAACCCTACCTTTGTAGTGTATCAAATTTGACTTGCGTGTTAGTGGAGCTCAGTAATgctacacctacacttacacatAATCCTAATCCTAGCCGCATTTACCACACAGGAACCTTTTGTCTCTTTCAGtttttcaaattattttttcccaataaagaaaaataacaaacGCATTAGCAACTTTGAATGAGTATGTCCTTGTGAAAAGCTTCACAAGTTTATGTGTCATTATGATGTACAAATACAATGTACAATTTCTTTTATATACCATGACCACTTGAGAGGAAACACATGCAATCACGTTTATTTTGAACTAATTTTccacaaaatctttttttttttttttttttttaaatctcaagcAATCTTCTAGATGCCCTCCATTCATGAAATGTTGAATGTTCATTCCTATTGTTAATTAGAAGCTAACTACAGAAGGATTTCCTGAAATGTTGTTCTTGTTGGACTAACATACAATTTTAGACTGAAACTGGTATTTTAAACAATTGTTTAATGGTGCACCACTCACCATGAGGGAAGTTGCACTGCTCGTCCACGCTGATCTGCGACGTGTTGACCAGGAAGCCGATTGGCACCGTCCAGCCCACGGTGGTGCGGATTCCCGGGTGGCATGAACTGCGCTCGTGCATCTCCAGCAGGGACAGGTCACCCGAGGACTTGCGCGCCAATGCCACTACGTAGTAATTAACaccatctgagagagagagataatgtaGCTCTATTTTACAATTTAGCTAGAAAATCATCTTTTgtgacaaacaaataaataatctataaatacacaaaactattttcataataataataataataataataaatcagctTAAAATCCAAAACCTAAGGTACAATCaactaaaaaaatattttgatatataGTCTCCCAGTCTCCAGGCTTCATCTGAGGATGTAGGATGGAAAGAAGTTCAAAAAGCTAGTTCGACGTAATGTAGTTATTTAAGGCAAAGTGAGGAGCTACTAACTAACTACTAAGTTCTTGAAGAACATTTATCACTTTCAGAgtggggatgcaaactttttgAATTTGGAATTGTTCTATTCTATGTGAACTCTATTTTGCTACTTGTGGTAGTGAAGAATAAGCTCAAGAACCCAATACTCAAAAAATGCTTTGTTAAGGTTGCTCTagggggtgtgcaaacttttgcacttgacTACGCATTAGCAAATATGAAACAGTGCTAACCCATTCCATTGTGTGATTCTCCTACCGCGACGTCTAACCCGTAACAAATGCCGGCGGTGTAGATCTCGTCAGGAAACATGGAGGCAGCATCGGCCGTGCCGTTCtgtttacagaaaaaaagaaaaagcagcgTTTGTTTTCCATCCTGTCGTATCATTTTAATAGTGAAGATGAGGAAAAAAATGGATTCATGATGTGAAAATTACTTTCATTCACActagacgttccacaacattgaaagcaactataaatggataaaaaaaaaaaaaaacagtatgatGTTCTTAAATCAATGTTCTAAACCTTAATCATAAATCATAATCTTtcacaaattgctgtggtgcgtgctgttacaggaaaataatcaacttcagggcgATAATGGTAAGTCCACCTCATATCAAGCCACATCGAACCACCCCGTCCTTAATCTTTTTCCTATAACGCCAACATAACGTTTCACGTTCCCACCTTAATCCTCTGCATGCAGTCCGTAGCACTCTGACCGCGCACACACTGCAGTTTCCCGCGGACGTTCCGTAACGTGATGTTGCCAGCCAGGTCCAAACACTTCTGCTCTTCAATCTCGGAAACTGCACACCAAGTGACTGCGCAGAAAGAAGCCAAGCAACTTTACACTCTATACACCTTTATGTTATCAGTGTGAAGAGAAATCTACTCCCAAGCCGAAGgacgaaaaaaataaataaacttaccatattcaaatacaaatgtaaataaatttctTTTTTGCCAGCACTTAATTGCTTATTATGTAGCAATAATCTTGCAATAATTTAATAGGTAATAATGAAGTACTTAGTAAATAATACTCTGtgtatactttttatttaaaaaaaaataataaaaaaggcaaATAGCCAAACTGCTTCCATAAGGGAATAtgtaagaaaatgtaaaacatgtggttataatgttatataaatatttaaaaattcacCCGAAAGGAAATATTGATCATCACTATCCATTTTCGCTGCACTTTATACTTACCATACTGTAAAATATAGTATTTACTAAGTAAGCAATTTCTGGTCCATGGTGTACATGTGGGTAATTTGTGAGAAAACTTCAAGGTTTTGTACAACAGTACTTAGATCCACTGAATTTAACAGGTAGTAATGGAGTACTTAGTAAATAATACTTGGTGCATTCTTTGCAATTTGAATATTTAAGTAAACAATAAGCAACATTAAAAAACACCAGGTATCATTCAACTCATTATCCTCAGACGTAACATAGTAAGTATTAGTAAGTAGTACTgctgatctaaaaaaaaaaaaaaataaataattgtagtGTTATATAATTATTCAGCGATCACACTAAGAAAATAATGATAGTCTCTTTTTTGCAGCACTTTGTACTTACCATGCTGCAAAATATATTAGTAATTTTAAAGCACATAGTAAAAGCACATTATATACAAAACTGTCAGTCTTAGCATTACTTGGAGATACAATACAGTGATAACTGAGAATTTCATAGGTAATAATGTAGAACTTGGTGCATATTTTGCACGTACAAAAATAACTAATATAAAAAAGTATTAAGTGTACTTCAACATAAAGGTAATAAGTACTACTAAACTGCTTCTGTACTAGAGTGTGTAAGTAAAGTTCAAATATGTGATTAGAGCATTATATAATTATTCAACTCTCGAATGAAAAGAAactgctacttttttttttgcagcacttTATAATAACATTGTAGCACCTTACTGTAAAATATTAAGGCATCAGTAAAGTACTTACTGAGTAAATAATTGTTGgtacatattttacatttgcattCTATATTTGATTTTCATCATTTGTCTGAAAACTGCAAGGTTTTGGAAAACAGTATTTGGCACCTCAATGCAATTACTACTGAATTTAATAGGTAATATAATGCAGTACTGAGTAAATAATATTTGGTGAAAACATTGTATGTTGAATATCTAAGTGAAATATTTGTAAGTAGTAGTAAGTATACAGCCACACTGATTCTGTGAGTAAAGGACATTTTAGCATTATATAATTATTCAACTTTTGTGTGAAAGAAAAGAGTCATTAATTTTGCAGTACtttatattgtaaaatataGTTTGTGTCAGGTTGGTAGTTGTTGGTAATTTGTGTAAAAACTGCAGGGTAAATTACTGAGCACttaataagtaataatataGTACTTAGTTAAATAATACTTTCCAAATTGAATGAGtaagtatatataaaaaaaaaaaacaaatacgaACAATTCCAGGTAATAATGCTTAAAAGTAAGATAAATATGGTAAGTATAACCAAACTGCTTCCATAAGGGAGGGTATAAGTAAAGTTAAAATGTGTTCTTgtaattttacattattattcaaaattcacctgaaagaaaataaagataatGCCAGGCCTAACTATGCCTAAAACCATGCTCATCTCAAATAATGGATCATCTCTAATACTTGTACAGGTGTGTAAACTGGTTTGCGTGTAAATCTACTGAAGCATGAATTCAAAACAGTGATTTAATCTAAcaaagaatctgaggctacagtgggcacgaGCTCACGGACAGTTAAAGATCGGGGGGAAAAACTTTGCCTGGTCTTTTTTTCTGTCcggtttcagtgagcctgttccCGCTGTAGCCTTATATTCATGTTCTTGGATGACAGGAGTGGACCCTgatgtagcccatctgcctcaaggttcaatgtgctGTATGTTCTGAGATACTTTGCTGCTCATTACGGTTGTAAAGAATGGTTATTCaagtcagctcgaaccagtctggccattctctcaTCAACATGGAAGAACTTCCTTGTGCTACATGTTTATCCAATAAGCTTCGTAGCACTGGTACATACCTATAGGTTCCAAATTACATAACAATtacataaaaattatttttagcaGTTATTTAAGGGGTTAAATAATTATGTAGTTACCGTACTATAAAATGAAAGTATCTTTACCAAAGTGACATGCACACTTATTTGCACTGATTTACTGACTACTCACTGCTTTGGATGGTGGCCCCACTGACTATTGCAACCAGGAGAAAAGCCAAAACCAAGCGTCCTGCTGTTTGCTCCATCTTGCCTTTGAGCAGTAGAGTCTCTCAAATGCTCGCAGAAGTATTGTGGGAAGTAACATAgctttttttgagagagagagagcgagagagagaaagagtgggaGAGAAAGCTCTGAAGGCTCACATTGCCACTTTCTCCCAGCACCCAGAAAGCTGAAGCAGTAGCTGGACAAGAGGTGAGCTGTTCCATTAGCTAACACTGGGTGGTCATTTTCCACTTAGAAGTCTAGTGTTTCTCTTTCGATCCTCTGAGAGCCGAAGGCATGCAGCATTTTTGCACACTTCACCTCCCCCAGTCAGGTCATAGCAGGGGTTATAATTAAGCTAGGAACAATGGCTTTTTGTGGATGGTCACTAAAGCCTTCTGGGGATTAAAAGTCTGGCTCTGGAGTGAGCCAGGTTTGATTGAGAGTACCGATAGAGAGGAGAGGCACAGCAGATTCTTTTGTCCATGCAACAAGGCTGCTTGAAGAGGCATGTAGGCCACTTGATACCAGATCTACTTCCTAATTCCCTTGTTGCCTACCTTATAATCAATAAGTTATTAAAAGAGACACGAGTCGTAGGAGATTGCTTTTTTGCTGGGTTTAACCACTGGGAAACGGGGggagtatattatattatattatattatattatattatattatattatatcttcAACAGTACGCCACTTCTTTTTCTTATcctgacagattttttttagaatgtaTGCAGTTTTTTTGACCATTACTTATGCTGGGCATCTAATTAATCActgaacctttaaaaaaaaatgtttttataaaacTTAGCCAGCATGTAGAGCAATTGACTATGTCAACACCAACTCATATCTGAAACATAAAGCAGCTAATTTTTCAGTGCAGTTAGTTCCAGCTGTATTTTATTAATACCTTGTGTTAATGTTAGTGCAACCTCCACTACACTAACTGCATGTCTATTTCAACAAATGATCCTAGCATTACATCTAAATTAtgttaataaatacatacagcAGAACATTCAGCTGTAATTACACATTGCAgactgaaacaaaacaagacaaaacaaaaaacacaaattttCTAAACTTTGTGGTTTAATAAATTGATCAATTGtaattattggcaaattgctgtggtataagtggaatacaACTCTTGGTCATGCtttcataggaaaataatcacgtcacaaataatcactgattatttCCCATGcccacatttatatatatatatatatatatatatatatatatatatatatatatatatatatatatatatatatatatatatatatacacatatatacacacacacacacatacacacatacatacatacatacatacatatatatatatatatatatatatatatatatatatatatatatatatatatatatatatatatatatatacacatatatatatatatatatatatatatatatagagagagagagagagagagagagagagagtaatgaagagtaatttATACACTAGGAGTTATTAGaacaatttaaaacaaatgaaatatatatatatatataaataaaataaattatgtatatatatatatatatatatatatatatatatatatatatatatatttcatttattttaaattgttctAATAACTCCTAGTGTATAAATTACTCTTCAAGAGAGTCGACTCTCAAAGACCACCCAAAAGATTCGGCTCAAAGAACCGACTCTGTCAAAGAACACGGTCCCTGTATGCGAGTCGACACTCAATGATCACCTATAAGAGTCGACTCCAACA
Protein-coding regions in this window:
- the otomp gene encoding otolith matrix protein 1 isoform X1 → MEQTAGRLVLAFLLVAIVSGATIQSITWCAVSEIEEQKCLDLAGNITLRNVRGKLQCVRGQSATDCMQRIKNGTADAASMFPDEIYTAGICYGLDVAVGESHNGMDGVNYYVVALARKSSGDLSLLEMHERSSCHPGIRTTVGWTVPIGFLVNTSQISVDEQCNFPHAVGDFFGYSCVPGAKDPEHDPKGNNPRNLCEACIGDENDRHICANNPRERHYGEAGALRCVAENLGDVAFVKHTTVFDNLNGKNQESWALDIEMEDLKLLCPDGGEAPPSEHERCHLAVVPANAVVVRLEDKCRVYKFLERVQNAFANATHGFSLFSSVGYGQPDVMFSDSTLKLMRVMGTYQSWLGHSYTTMLQAFECEGLC
- the otomp gene encoding otolith matrix protein 1 isoform X2 is translated as MQRIKNGTADAASMFPDEIYTAGICYGLDVAVGESHNGMDGVNYYVVALARKSSGDLSLLEMHERSSCHPGIRTTVGWTVPIGFLVNTSQISVDEQCNFPHAVGDFFGYSCVPGAKDPEHDPKGNNPRNLCEACIGDENDRHICANNPRERHYGEAGALRCVAENLGDVAFVKHTTVFDNLNGKNQESWALDIEMEDLKLLCPDGGEAPPSEHERCHLAVVPANAVVVRLEDKCRVYKFLERVQNAFANATHGFSLFSSVGYGQPDVMFSDSTLKLMRVMGTYQSWLGHSYTTMLQAFECEGLC